In Nocardioides faecalis, the following proteins share a genomic window:
- the fdhD gene encoding formate dehydrogenase accessory sulfurtransferase FdhD — translation MGRVSVRRPVLRVREGGVSYRPDTLAVEEPMEIRLDGRPLSITMRTPGDDFDLAAGFLLGEGVVRDSEDIRSIRYCAGALADGTNTYNVVDVGLDPAVPAPDVSLERSFYTTSSCGMCGKASLDAVRTTATWSVREDPLRVGVEVLAALPERLRAAQRVFDRTGGLHAAGLFSAEGELLVLREDVGRHNAVDKVVGHALRSGWLPLRGTVLMVSGRASFELVQKAVMAGIPMLAAVSAPSSLAVDLAEESGLSLVGFLRGASMNVYTGAPRVLAPGEDGVLAGTVGEADADGDTVSGHRAG, via the coding sequence ATGGGACGGGTGAGCGTACGACGCCCCGTGCTGCGGGTGCGCGAGGGCGGTGTGTCGTACCGGCCCGACACCCTCGCGGTCGAGGAGCCGATGGAGATCCGCCTCGACGGGCGGCCGCTGAGCATCACGATGCGCACGCCCGGTGACGACTTCGACCTGGCCGCGGGGTTCCTGCTCGGCGAGGGCGTGGTGCGCGACAGCGAGGACATCCGTTCGATCCGGTACTGCGCGGGCGCGCTCGCGGACGGCACCAACACCTACAACGTCGTCGACGTCGGGCTGGACCCCGCCGTGCCCGCCCCGGACGTCTCGCTGGAACGCAGCTTCTACACGACCTCGTCCTGCGGCATGTGCGGCAAGGCGAGCCTGGACGCGGTGCGGACCACCGCGACGTGGTCGGTGCGCGAGGACCCGCTGCGCGTCGGGGTCGAGGTGCTGGCGGCGTTGCCGGAGCGGCTGCGCGCGGCGCAGCGCGTCTTCGACCGCACCGGCGGCCTGCACGCCGCCGGCCTGTTCTCCGCCGAGGGAGAGCTGCTGGTCCTGCGCGAGGACGTCGGCCGGCACAACGCGGTGGACAAGGTCGTCGGGCACGCCCTGCGCTCGGGGTGGCTGCCGTTGCGGGGCACGGTGCTGATGGTCAGCGGCCGCGCCTCCTTCGAGCTGGTGCAGAAGGCGGTGATGGCCGGCATCCCGATGCTCGCCGCCGTCTCCGCGCCCTCCTCGCTGGCCGTCGACCTGGCCGAGGAGAGCGGGCTGAGCCTGGTCGGCTTCCTGCGGGGCGCCTCGATGAACGTCTACACCGGCGCGCCCCGGGTGCTCGCGCCAGGCGAGGACGGCGTACTGGCCGGCACCGTCGGTGAGGCAGACGCGGACGGGGACACCGTCTCCGGACACCGCGCCGGATAG